From Calothrix sp. PCC 6303, a single genomic window includes:
- a CDS encoding Mrp/NBP35 family ATP-binding protein: MNSILNSQAILEVLRPVQDPELRKSLVELNMIRNVTVEGGKVSFTLVLTTPACPLREFIVEDCQKAVKTLPGVTDVAVEVTAETPKQKDLPNRNSVPGVKNIIAVSSGKGGVGKSTIAVNVAVALAQTGAKVGLLDADIYGPNDPTMLGLSDAAIVVRPHEGKDILEPAFNHGVKLVSMGFLIDRDQPVIWRGPMLNGVIRQFLYQVEWGELDYLIVDMPPGTGDAQLTLTQAVPMAGAVIVTTPQTVALLDSRKGLKMFQQLNVPVLGIVENMSYFIPPDMPDKKYDIFGSGGGSKTAAELGVPLLGCVPLEISTRIGGDTGVPIVVGEPDSASASALRAIALAIAGKVSVVALS; the protein is encoded by the coding sequence ATGAATAGTATCCTTAATTCTCAAGCAATTTTAGAAGTATTGCGACCAGTACAAGACCCAGAACTCCGCAAAAGTCTGGTGGAACTCAACATGATTCGCAATGTCACAGTTGAGGGTGGTAAGGTAAGTTTTACATTGGTACTTACAACACCTGCTTGTCCTCTGCGCGAATTTATTGTTGAAGACTGCCAAAAAGCAGTAAAAACCCTCCCAGGTGTTACGGATGTGGCTGTAGAAGTAACTGCGGAAACACCAAAACAAAAAGATTTGCCCAATCGCAATAGCGTACCCGGTGTCAAAAACATTATTGCGGTATCTAGCGGAAAAGGTGGTGTTGGGAAAAGCACCATCGCGGTGAATGTGGCGGTAGCACTTGCACAAACAGGTGCCAAAGTTGGCTTACTGGATGCGGATATTTACGGTCCTAATGACCCGACAATGTTAGGACTAAGTGACGCTGCAATTGTAGTGCGACCGCATGAAGGCAAGGACATACTAGAACCAGCCTTTAACCACGGAGTCAAGCTAGTTTCTATGGGGTTTTTAATTGACCGAGATCAACCTGTAATTTGGCGCGGACCAATGTTAAATGGGGTGATTCGTCAATTTCTTTACCAAGTAGAATGGGGAGAACTAGATTATTTAATTGTTGATATGCCTCCTGGTACAGGGGATGCCCAATTAACCCTCACCCAAGCAGTACCGATGGCAGGTGCCGTAATTGTCACCACACCGCAAACAGTAGCCCTGTTGGATTCACGCAAAGGTTTAAAAATGTTCCAGCAGCTAAATGTTCCTGTTTTGGGAATCGTGGAAAACATGAGTTACTTTATCCCCCCCGATATGCCCGATAAAAAATATGACATATTTGGTTCTGGTGGAGGTTCCAAAACTGCGGCAGAACTGGGTGTACCATTACTTGGGTGTGTACCCCTAGAAATTTCTACCAGAATCGGTGGTGATACGGGTGTACCAATAGTGGTGGGAGAACCCGATTCAGCCAGTGCTTCTGCCTTGAGAGCGATCGCACTAGCCATCGCAGGTAAAGTATCGGTTGTAGCTTTATCCTAA
- the rodA gene encoding rod shape-determining protein RodA yields the protein MLLKKSSRNSSRWQYWIKPWQQVDWLLFLLVIGISVFGGVMIRSTELNQKLIDWQWHWLVTGIGSAIALCFCRMRYENLLKFHWFTYGITNFSLVAVMIAGTSAKGAQRWISIAGFNVQPSEFAKVGMIITLAALLHKSTASTLPAVFRALAFTAVPWALVFIQPDLATSLVFGAIVLGMLYWANANPGWLILMISPIIAAILFSIKLPFSIIISDDLTFGILGIIWAILMGFVGWKTLPWRRFGISGFGAWGLNMLGGELGILTWNHVLKPYQKGRLTSFLNPDSNLLTTGYHQHQSRIAIGAGEWFGWGLNKGPMTQLNFVPEQHTDFIFSSIGEEFGFIGCLIVLSILALICLRLLHVAQTAKDNFGSLLAIGVLSMIVFQVIVNVGMNVGLAPVAGIPLPWMSYGRSAMLTNFISLGIVESVANFRPRSRY from the coding sequence ATGTTACTGAAAAAGTCTTCACGTAATTCTTCCCGCTGGCAATATTGGATCAAACCTTGGCAACAAGTCGATTGGCTATTATTTTTACTCGTCATTGGCATTAGCGTCTTCGGCGGTGTGATGATCCGTAGTACCGAATTAAACCAGAAACTCATCGATTGGCAATGGCACTGGCTTGTGACTGGGATCGGTTCTGCGATCGCACTATGCTTCTGTCGTATGCGTTATGAAAATTTACTCAAATTCCACTGGTTCACCTATGGTATTACCAACTTTAGCCTAGTTGCAGTTATGATTGCCGGAACTAGTGCTAAAGGTGCCCAACGCTGGATTAGTATTGCTGGTTTTAACGTCCAACCCTCGGAATTTGCTAAAGTTGGAATGATCATCACATTAGCGGCTTTACTTCACAAAAGTACCGCTTCAACCCTACCCGCAGTATTCCGCGCCCTAGCATTTACAGCAGTACCCTGGGCATTAGTATTTATACAGCCCGATTTGGCAACATCATTAGTCTTTGGTGCGATAGTCTTAGGAATGTTGTACTGGGCTAATGCGAATCCCGGTTGGTTAATCCTGATGATTTCCCCCATTATTGCCGCCATTTTATTTAGCATCAAATTACCCTTCAGCATAATCATTTCCGATGATTTGACCTTTGGTATCTTAGGAATTATTTGGGCTATTCTCATGGGCTTTGTTGGTTGGAAAACATTGCCCTGGCGACGATTTGGTATCAGTGGTTTTGGTGCGTGGGGCTTAAATATGTTGGGTGGAGAATTAGGAATTCTAACTTGGAATCACGTTCTCAAACCCTATCAAAAAGGGCGATTGACATCATTTTTGAATCCAGATAGTAACCTGCTTACCACCGGATATCACCAACATCAGTCACGCATTGCTATTGGTGCAGGTGAATGGTTCGGGTGGGGACTGAATAAAGGTCCCATGACTCAACTCAACTTTGTTCCAGAACAGCATACAGATTTCATTTTCTCCTCAATTGGCGAAGAATTTGGCTTTATTGGTTGTTTAATCGTACTATCTATCCTGGCTCTAATTTGTCTACGTTTGTTACATGTTGCCCAAACTGCCAAAGATAACTTTGGTTCATTGTTAGCAATTGGTGTGTTGTCAATGATTGTTTTCCAAGTAATTGTGAACGTGGGAATGAACGTTGGTTTAGCACCAGTTGCAGGGATTCCCCTCCCATGGATGAGTTATGGACGTTCAGCTATGCTAACCAATTTTATTTCCTTGGGAATCGTTGAGTCGGTAGCAAATTTTCGCCCCCGTTCTAGATATTGA
- a CDS encoding NAD(P)H dehydrogenase subunit NdhS produces the protein MILPGTTVRVKNVADTYYRYEGLVQRVSDGRVAVLFEGGNWDKLITFRLSELELVETTAGRKKAK, from the coding sequence ATGATTTTGCCTGGAACAACTGTCCGCGTTAAGAACGTCGCAGATACCTACTATCGTTACGAAGGACTCGTTCAACGGGTGAGTGATGGCAGGGTTGCCGTGCTGTTTGAAGGTGGTAACTGGGATAAATTAATTACCTTCCGTTTATCCGAGTTAGAACTTGTAGAAACAACAGCAGGACGTAAAAAAGCTAAATAG